Proteins from a genomic interval of Mustela lutreola isolate mMusLut2 chromosome 4, mMusLut2.pri, whole genome shotgun sequence:
- the PIK3CG gene encoding phosphatidylinositol 4,5-bisphosphate 3-kinase catalytic subunit gamma isoform isoform X2: MELENYEQPVVLREDNRRRRRRMKPRSSAASLSSMELIPIEFVLPTSQRNSKTPETALLHVAGHGNVEQMKAQVWLRALETSVAADFYHRLGPDHFLLLYQKKGQWYEIYDKHQVVQTLDCLRYWQVLHRSPGQIHVVQRRAPSEETLAFQRQLTALIGYDVTDVSNVHDNELEFTRRRLVTPRMVEVAGRDPKLYAMHPWVTSKPLPEYLLKKITNNCIFIVIHRSTTSQTIKVSADDTPGTILQSFFAKMAKKKSLMDIPESQNEQDFVLRVCGRDEYLVGETPIRNFQWVRHCLKNGEEIHLVLDSPPDPALDEVRKEEWPLVDDCTGVTGYHEQLTIHGKDHESVFTVSLWDCDRKFRVKIRGIDIPVLPRNADLTVFVEANIQHGQQVLCQRRTSPKPFTEEVLWNVWLEFSIKIKDLPRGALLNLQIYCSKTPALSGKVAAESPSSESKGKAQLLYYVNLLLIDHRFLLRHGEYVLHMWQISGKGEDHGSFNADKLTSATNPDKENSMSISILLDNYCHPIALPKHRPTPDPEGDRVRAEMPNQLRKQLEAIIATDPLNPLTAEDKELLWHFRYESLKHPKAYPKLFSSVKWGQQEIVAKTYQLLARREVWDQSALDVGLTMQLLDCNFSDENVRAIAVQKLESLEDDDVLHYLLQLVQAVKFEPYHDSALARFLLKRGLRNKRIGHFLFWFLRSEIAQSRHYQQRFAVILEAYLRGCGTAMLHDFTQQVHVIETLQKVTIDIKSLSAEKYDVSSQVISQLKQKLENLQNANLPKSFRVPYDPGLKAGALVIEKCKVMASKKKPLWLEFKCADPTALSSETIGIIFKHGDDLRQDMLILQILRIMESIWETESLDLCLLPYGCISTGDKIGMIEIVKDATTIAKIQQSTVGNTGAFKDEVLNHWLKEKCPIEEKFQAAVERFVYSCAGYCVATFVLGIGDRHNDNIMITETGNLFHIDFGHILGNYKSFLGINKERVPFVLTPDFLFVMGTSGKKTSLHFQKFQDVCVKAYLALRHHTNLLIILFSMMLMTGMPQLTSKEDIEYIRDALTVGKNEEEAKKYFLDQIEVCRDKGWTVQFNWFLHLVLGIKQGEKHSA; encoded by the exons ATGGAGCTGGAGAACTATGAACAACCCGTGGTTCTGAGAGAGGACAACCGCCGCCGGCGCCGGAGGATGAAGCCGCGCAGCTCCGCGGCCAGCCTATCCTCCATGGAGCTCATCCCCATCGAGTTCGTGCTGCCCACCAGCCAGCGCAACAGCAAGACCCCCGAGACGGCGCTGCTGCACGTGGCCGGCCATGGGAACGTGGAGCAGATGAAGGCCCAGGTGTGGCTGCGCGCGCTGGAGACGAGCGTGGCGGCGGACTTCTACCACCGGCTCGGCCCGGACCACTTCCTCCTGCTCTACCAGAAGAAGGGTCAGTGGTACGAGATCTACGACAAGCACCAGGTGGTGCAGACGCTGGACTGCCTGCGCTACTGGCAGGTGCTGCACCGGAGCCCGGGCCAGATCCACGTGGTGCAGCGGCGCGCGCCCTCCGAGGAGACGCTGGCCTTCCAGCGGCAGCTCACTGCCCTCATTGGCTACGACGTCACTGACGTCAGCAACGTGCATGACAACGAGCTTGAGTTCACGCGCCGCCGCCTGGTCACCCCGCGCATGGTCGAGGTGGCGGGCCGCGACCCCAAGCTCTACGCCATGCACCCGTGGGTGACCTCCAAGCCCCTCCCGGAGTACCTGCTGAAGAAGATCACCAACAACTGCATCTTCATCGTCATTCACCGCAGCACTACCAGCCAGACCATCAAGGTCTCGGCCGACGACACCCCAGGCACCATCCTCCAGAGCTTCTTCGCCAAGATGGCCAAGAAGAAGTCTCTGATGGATATCCCCGAGAGCCAAAACGAACAGGACTTTGTGCTGCGCGTGTGCGGCCGCGATGAGTACCTGGTGGGTGAAACGCCCATCAGAAACTTCCAGTGGGTGAGACATTGCCTCAAGAATGGAGAAGAGATTCACCTGGTGCTGGACTCGCCTCCAGACCCAGCCCTGGACGAGGTGAGGAAAGAAGAGTGGCCCCTGGTGGACGACTGCACGGGAGTCACTGGCTACCACGAGCAGCTGACCATCCACGGGAAGGACCACGAGAGTGTGTTCACCGTGTCCCTGTGGGACTGCGACCGGAAGTTCAGGGTCAAAATCAGAGGCATTGATATCCCTGTCCTGCCCCGGAACGCTGACCTCACGGTTTTTGTGGAGGCCAACATCCAGCACGGGCAGCAGGTGCTTTGCCAAAGGAGAACCAGCCCCAAACCCTTCACGGAGGAGGTGCTCTGGAATGTGTGGCTCGAGTTCAGCATCAAAATCAAAGACTTGCCCAGAGGGGCTCTACTGAACCTCCAGATCTACTGCAGCAAAACTCCAGCCCTGTCAGGCAAGGTGGCCGCAGAGAGCCCCAGCTCCGAGTCCAAAGGCAAAGCGCAGCTTCTCTATTACGTGAACCTGCTGCTGATAGACCACCGGTTCCTGCTGCGCCACGGGGAGTACGTGCTCCACATGTGGCAGATCTCCGGGAAGGGAGAAGACCATGGGAGCTTCAATGCCGACAAGCTCACGTCGGCGACCAACCCAGACAAGGAGAACTCCATGTCCATCTCCATTCTTCTGGACAATTACTGCCACCCCATCGCCTTGCCTAAGCATCGGCCCACACCTGACCCTGAAGGGGACCGGGTTCGGGCGGAAATGCCCAACCAGCTTCGCAAGCAACTGGAGGCAATCATTGCCACGGATCCACTGAACCCTCTCACTGCAGAGGATAAAGAACTGCTCTGGCATTTTAGATACGAAAGTCTTAAGCATCCAAAGGCCTATCCTAAGCTGTTTAGCTCCGTAAAATGGGGACAACAAGAGATTGTAGCCAAAACATACCAACTGTTAGCCAGACGGGAGGTCTGGGACCAAAGTGCTTTGGATGTTGGGTTAACAATGCAGCTCCTGGACTGCAACTTTTCGGACGAAAACGTAAGAGCCATCGCAGTTCAGAAACTGGAGAGCTTGGAGGACGATGACGTCTTGCATTACCTGCTACAGCTGGTCCAG GCTGTGAAATTTGAACCTTATCATGACAGCGCCCTGGCCCGATTTCTGCTGAAGCGAGGCTTAAGA AACAAAAGAATCGGTCATTTCTTGTTTTGGTTCTTGAGAAGTGAGATAGCCCAGTCCCGGCACTATCAGCAGAGGTTCGCCGTGATCCTGGAAGCCTACCTGAGGGGCTGCGGCACGGCCATGCTCCACGACTTCACCCAACAAGTTCACGTGATCGAGACGCTGCAGAAGGTCACCATTGATATTAAGTCACTCTCTGCTGAGAAGTATGATGTCAGTTCCCAAG TTATTTCACAACTTAAGCAAAAGCTTGAAAACCTGCAGAATGCGAATCTCCCCAAAAGCTTTAGAGTGCCGTATGATCCTGGACTGAAGGCGGGAGCCTTAGTG ATTGAAAAATGTAAAGTGATGGCCTCCAAGAAGAAGCCGCTGTGGCTTGAGTTTAAATGTGCCGACCCCACAGCCCTATCCAGCGAAACGATTGGAATTATCTTTAAACATGGTGATGACCTGCGTCAAGACATGCTGATTTTACAG ATTCTACGAATCATGGAATCCATTTGGGAGACTGAATCTTTGGATCTGTGCCTCCTGCCATATGGTTGCATTTCAACTGGGGACAAAATAG GAATGATCGAGATCGTGAAAGATGCCACAACAATTGCCAAAATTCAGCAAAGCACAGTGGGCAACACAGGTGCATTCAAAGATGAGGTCCTGAATCACTGGCTCAAAGAAAAATGCCCCATTGAAGAAAAG tttcaggcagCCGTGGAGAGATTTGTTTATTCCTGCGCTGGCTACTGTGTGGCTACCTTTGTTCTTGGAATAGGCGACAGGCACAACGACAATATTATGATCACGGAGACAG GAAACCTATTTCATATTGACTTTGGACACATTCTTGGGAATTACAAAAGTTTCCTGGGCATTAATAAAGAAAGAGTGCCGTTTGTGCTAACTCCAGACTTCCTGTTTGTGATGGGAACTTCTGGAAAGAAGACAAGCCTACACTTCCAGAAATTTCAG GACGTGTGTGTCAAGGCTTACCTCGCCCTTCGTCACCACACAAAC
- the PIK3CG gene encoding phosphatidylinositol 4,5-bisphosphate 3-kinase catalytic subunit gamma isoform isoform X3, which translates to MELENYEQPVVLREDNRRRRRRMKPRSSAASLSSMELIPIEFVLPTSQRNSKTPETALLHVAGHGNVEQMKAQVWLRALETSVAADFYHRLGPDHFLLLYQKKGQWYEIYDKHQVVQTLDCLRYWQVLHRSPGQIHVVQRRAPSEETLAFQRQLTALIGYDVTDVSNVHDNELEFTRRRLVTPRMVEVAGRDPKLYAMHPWVTSKPLPEYLLKKITNNCIFIVIHRSTTSQTIKVSADDTPGTILQSFFAKMAKKKSLMDIPESQNEQDFVLRVCGRDEYLVGETPIRNFQWVRHCLKNGEEIHLVLDSPPDPALDEVRKEEWPLVDDCTGVTGYHEQLTIHGKDHESVFTVSLWDCDRKFRVKIRGIDIPVLPRNADLTVFVEANIQHGQQVLCQRRTSPKPFTEEVLWNVWLEFSIKIKDLPRGALLNLQIYCSKTPALSGKVAAESPSSESKGKAQLLYYVNLLLIDHRFLLRHGEYVLHMWQISGKGEDHGSFNADKLTSATNPDKENSMSISILLDNYCHPIALPKHRPTPDPEGDRVRAEMPNQLRKQLEAIIATDPLNPLTAEDKELLWHFRYESLKHPKAYPKLFSSVKWGQQEIVAKTYQLLARREVWDQSALDVGLTMQLLDCNFSDENVRAIAVQKLESLEDDDVLHYLLQLVQNKRIGHFLFWFLRSEIAQSRHYQQRFAVILEAYLRGCGTAMLHDFTQQVHVIETLQKVTIDIKSLSAEKYDVSSQVISQLKQKLENLQNANLPKSFRVPYDPGLKAGALVIEKCKVMASKKKPLWLEFKCADPTALSSETIGIIFKHGDDLRQDMLILQILRIMESIWETESLDLCLLPYGCISTGDKIGMIEIVKDATTIAKIQQSTVGNTGAFKDEVLNHWLKEKCPIEEKFQAAVERFVYSCAGYCVATFVLGIGDRHNDNIMITETGNLFHIDFGHILGNYKSFLGINKERVPFVLTPDFLFVMGTSGKKTSLHFQKFQLRRPHPQPLKPQASGPGQPIARALSHTPQWLSTRAELKLLGLEGGGASAQLSPSPTKRTPCRSCQATVCFRLAPHLRVEKWAFENATWRSINNNRQPPTPPLNLTTTL; encoded by the exons ATGGAGCTGGAGAACTATGAACAACCCGTGGTTCTGAGAGAGGACAACCGCCGCCGGCGCCGGAGGATGAAGCCGCGCAGCTCCGCGGCCAGCCTATCCTCCATGGAGCTCATCCCCATCGAGTTCGTGCTGCCCACCAGCCAGCGCAACAGCAAGACCCCCGAGACGGCGCTGCTGCACGTGGCCGGCCATGGGAACGTGGAGCAGATGAAGGCCCAGGTGTGGCTGCGCGCGCTGGAGACGAGCGTGGCGGCGGACTTCTACCACCGGCTCGGCCCGGACCACTTCCTCCTGCTCTACCAGAAGAAGGGTCAGTGGTACGAGATCTACGACAAGCACCAGGTGGTGCAGACGCTGGACTGCCTGCGCTACTGGCAGGTGCTGCACCGGAGCCCGGGCCAGATCCACGTGGTGCAGCGGCGCGCGCCCTCCGAGGAGACGCTGGCCTTCCAGCGGCAGCTCACTGCCCTCATTGGCTACGACGTCACTGACGTCAGCAACGTGCATGACAACGAGCTTGAGTTCACGCGCCGCCGCCTGGTCACCCCGCGCATGGTCGAGGTGGCGGGCCGCGACCCCAAGCTCTACGCCATGCACCCGTGGGTGACCTCCAAGCCCCTCCCGGAGTACCTGCTGAAGAAGATCACCAACAACTGCATCTTCATCGTCATTCACCGCAGCACTACCAGCCAGACCATCAAGGTCTCGGCCGACGACACCCCAGGCACCATCCTCCAGAGCTTCTTCGCCAAGATGGCCAAGAAGAAGTCTCTGATGGATATCCCCGAGAGCCAAAACGAACAGGACTTTGTGCTGCGCGTGTGCGGCCGCGATGAGTACCTGGTGGGTGAAACGCCCATCAGAAACTTCCAGTGGGTGAGACATTGCCTCAAGAATGGAGAAGAGATTCACCTGGTGCTGGACTCGCCTCCAGACCCAGCCCTGGACGAGGTGAGGAAAGAAGAGTGGCCCCTGGTGGACGACTGCACGGGAGTCACTGGCTACCACGAGCAGCTGACCATCCACGGGAAGGACCACGAGAGTGTGTTCACCGTGTCCCTGTGGGACTGCGACCGGAAGTTCAGGGTCAAAATCAGAGGCATTGATATCCCTGTCCTGCCCCGGAACGCTGACCTCACGGTTTTTGTGGAGGCCAACATCCAGCACGGGCAGCAGGTGCTTTGCCAAAGGAGAACCAGCCCCAAACCCTTCACGGAGGAGGTGCTCTGGAATGTGTGGCTCGAGTTCAGCATCAAAATCAAAGACTTGCCCAGAGGGGCTCTACTGAACCTCCAGATCTACTGCAGCAAAACTCCAGCCCTGTCAGGCAAGGTGGCCGCAGAGAGCCCCAGCTCCGAGTCCAAAGGCAAAGCGCAGCTTCTCTATTACGTGAACCTGCTGCTGATAGACCACCGGTTCCTGCTGCGCCACGGGGAGTACGTGCTCCACATGTGGCAGATCTCCGGGAAGGGAGAAGACCATGGGAGCTTCAATGCCGACAAGCTCACGTCGGCGACCAACCCAGACAAGGAGAACTCCATGTCCATCTCCATTCTTCTGGACAATTACTGCCACCCCATCGCCTTGCCTAAGCATCGGCCCACACCTGACCCTGAAGGGGACCGGGTTCGGGCGGAAATGCCCAACCAGCTTCGCAAGCAACTGGAGGCAATCATTGCCACGGATCCACTGAACCCTCTCACTGCAGAGGATAAAGAACTGCTCTGGCATTTTAGATACGAAAGTCTTAAGCATCCAAAGGCCTATCCTAAGCTGTTTAGCTCCGTAAAATGGGGACAACAAGAGATTGTAGCCAAAACATACCAACTGTTAGCCAGACGGGAGGTCTGGGACCAAAGTGCTTTGGATGTTGGGTTAACAATGCAGCTCCTGGACTGCAACTTTTCGGACGAAAACGTAAGAGCCATCGCAGTTCAGAAACTGGAGAGCTTGGAGGACGATGACGTCTTGCATTACCTGCTACAGCTGGTCCAG AACAAAAGAATCGGTCATTTCTTGTTTTGGTTCTTGAGAAGTGAGATAGCCCAGTCCCGGCACTATCAGCAGAGGTTCGCCGTGATCCTGGAAGCCTACCTGAGGGGCTGCGGCACGGCCATGCTCCACGACTTCACCCAACAAGTTCACGTGATCGAGACGCTGCAGAAGGTCACCATTGATATTAAGTCACTCTCTGCTGAGAAGTATGATGTCAGTTCCCAAG TTATTTCACAACTTAAGCAAAAGCTTGAAAACCTGCAGAATGCGAATCTCCCCAAAAGCTTTAGAGTGCCGTATGATCCTGGACTGAAGGCGGGAGCCTTAGTG ATTGAAAAATGTAAAGTGATGGCCTCCAAGAAGAAGCCGCTGTGGCTTGAGTTTAAATGTGCCGACCCCACAGCCCTATCCAGCGAAACGATTGGAATTATCTTTAAACATGGTGATGACCTGCGTCAAGACATGCTGATTTTACAG ATTCTACGAATCATGGAATCCATTTGGGAGACTGAATCTTTGGATCTGTGCCTCCTGCCATATGGTTGCATTTCAACTGGGGACAAAATAG GAATGATCGAGATCGTGAAAGATGCCACAACAATTGCCAAAATTCAGCAAAGCACAGTGGGCAACACAGGTGCATTCAAAGATGAGGTCCTGAATCACTGGCTCAAAGAAAAATGCCCCATTGAAGAAAAG tttcaggcagCCGTGGAGAGATTTGTTTATTCCTGCGCTGGCTACTGTGTGGCTACCTTTGTTCTTGGAATAGGCGACAGGCACAACGACAATATTATGATCACGGAGACAG GAAACCTATTTCATATTGACTTTGGACACATTCTTGGGAATTACAAAAGTTTCCTGGGCATTAATAAAGAAAGAGTGCCGTTTGTGCTAACTCCAGACTTCCTGTTTGTGATGGGAACTTCTGGAAAGAAGACAAGCCTACACTTCCAGAAATTTCAG CTCCGCAGGCCACATCCTCAGCCCCTCAAACCACAGGCCTCCGGCCCAGGGCAGCCCATAGCCAGGGCGCTCTCACACACGCCCCAGTGGCTGAGTACAAGAGCAGAACTGAAACTTCTGGGGCTTGAGGGGGGCGGGGCCAGTGCCCAgctgagcccctcccccaccaagagAACCCCCTGCAGGAGCTGCCAGGCCACTGTCTGCTTCCGACTGGCTCCCCACCTCCGCGTCGAGAAATGGGCGTTCGAGAATGCAACTTGGCGTTCTATTAATAATAATCGCCAACCACCCACACCACCCTTAAATCTCACCACAACCCTATGA
- the PIK3CG gene encoding phosphatidylinositol 4,5-bisphosphate 3-kinase catalytic subunit gamma isoform isoform X1, producing MELENYEQPVVLREDNRRRRRRMKPRSSAASLSSMELIPIEFVLPTSQRNSKTPETALLHVAGHGNVEQMKAQVWLRALETSVAADFYHRLGPDHFLLLYQKKGQWYEIYDKHQVVQTLDCLRYWQVLHRSPGQIHVVQRRAPSEETLAFQRQLTALIGYDVTDVSNVHDNELEFTRRRLVTPRMVEVAGRDPKLYAMHPWVTSKPLPEYLLKKITNNCIFIVIHRSTTSQTIKVSADDTPGTILQSFFAKMAKKKSLMDIPESQNEQDFVLRVCGRDEYLVGETPIRNFQWVRHCLKNGEEIHLVLDSPPDPALDEVRKEEWPLVDDCTGVTGYHEQLTIHGKDHESVFTVSLWDCDRKFRVKIRGIDIPVLPRNADLTVFVEANIQHGQQVLCQRRTSPKPFTEEVLWNVWLEFSIKIKDLPRGALLNLQIYCSKTPALSGKVAAESPSSESKGKAQLLYYVNLLLIDHRFLLRHGEYVLHMWQISGKGEDHGSFNADKLTSATNPDKENSMSISILLDNYCHPIALPKHRPTPDPEGDRVRAEMPNQLRKQLEAIIATDPLNPLTAEDKELLWHFRYESLKHPKAYPKLFSSVKWGQQEIVAKTYQLLARREVWDQSALDVGLTMQLLDCNFSDENVRAIAVQKLESLEDDDVLHYLLQLVQAVKFEPYHDSALARFLLKRGLRNKRIGHFLFWFLRSEIAQSRHYQQRFAVILEAYLRGCGTAMLHDFTQQVHVIETLQKVTIDIKSLSAEKYDVSSQVISQLKQKLENLQNANLPKSFRVPYDPGLKAGALVIEKCKVMASKKKPLWLEFKCADPTALSSETIGIIFKHGDDLRQDMLILQILRIMESIWETESLDLCLLPYGCISTGDKIGMIEIVKDATTIAKIQQSTVGNTGAFKDEVLNHWLKEKCPIEEKFQAAVERFVYSCAGYCVATFVLGIGDRHNDNIMITETGNLFHIDFGHILGNYKSFLGINKERVPFVLTPDFLFVMGTSGKKTSLHFQKFQLRRPHPQPLKPQASGPGQPIARALSHTPQWLSTRAELKLLGLEGGGASAQLSPSPTKRTPCRSCQATVCFRLAPHLRVEKWAFENATWRSINNNRQPPTPPLNLTTTL from the exons ATGGAGCTGGAGAACTATGAACAACCCGTGGTTCTGAGAGAGGACAACCGCCGCCGGCGCCGGAGGATGAAGCCGCGCAGCTCCGCGGCCAGCCTATCCTCCATGGAGCTCATCCCCATCGAGTTCGTGCTGCCCACCAGCCAGCGCAACAGCAAGACCCCCGAGACGGCGCTGCTGCACGTGGCCGGCCATGGGAACGTGGAGCAGATGAAGGCCCAGGTGTGGCTGCGCGCGCTGGAGACGAGCGTGGCGGCGGACTTCTACCACCGGCTCGGCCCGGACCACTTCCTCCTGCTCTACCAGAAGAAGGGTCAGTGGTACGAGATCTACGACAAGCACCAGGTGGTGCAGACGCTGGACTGCCTGCGCTACTGGCAGGTGCTGCACCGGAGCCCGGGCCAGATCCACGTGGTGCAGCGGCGCGCGCCCTCCGAGGAGACGCTGGCCTTCCAGCGGCAGCTCACTGCCCTCATTGGCTACGACGTCACTGACGTCAGCAACGTGCATGACAACGAGCTTGAGTTCACGCGCCGCCGCCTGGTCACCCCGCGCATGGTCGAGGTGGCGGGCCGCGACCCCAAGCTCTACGCCATGCACCCGTGGGTGACCTCCAAGCCCCTCCCGGAGTACCTGCTGAAGAAGATCACCAACAACTGCATCTTCATCGTCATTCACCGCAGCACTACCAGCCAGACCATCAAGGTCTCGGCCGACGACACCCCAGGCACCATCCTCCAGAGCTTCTTCGCCAAGATGGCCAAGAAGAAGTCTCTGATGGATATCCCCGAGAGCCAAAACGAACAGGACTTTGTGCTGCGCGTGTGCGGCCGCGATGAGTACCTGGTGGGTGAAACGCCCATCAGAAACTTCCAGTGGGTGAGACATTGCCTCAAGAATGGAGAAGAGATTCACCTGGTGCTGGACTCGCCTCCAGACCCAGCCCTGGACGAGGTGAGGAAAGAAGAGTGGCCCCTGGTGGACGACTGCACGGGAGTCACTGGCTACCACGAGCAGCTGACCATCCACGGGAAGGACCACGAGAGTGTGTTCACCGTGTCCCTGTGGGACTGCGACCGGAAGTTCAGGGTCAAAATCAGAGGCATTGATATCCCTGTCCTGCCCCGGAACGCTGACCTCACGGTTTTTGTGGAGGCCAACATCCAGCACGGGCAGCAGGTGCTTTGCCAAAGGAGAACCAGCCCCAAACCCTTCACGGAGGAGGTGCTCTGGAATGTGTGGCTCGAGTTCAGCATCAAAATCAAAGACTTGCCCAGAGGGGCTCTACTGAACCTCCAGATCTACTGCAGCAAAACTCCAGCCCTGTCAGGCAAGGTGGCCGCAGAGAGCCCCAGCTCCGAGTCCAAAGGCAAAGCGCAGCTTCTCTATTACGTGAACCTGCTGCTGATAGACCACCGGTTCCTGCTGCGCCACGGGGAGTACGTGCTCCACATGTGGCAGATCTCCGGGAAGGGAGAAGACCATGGGAGCTTCAATGCCGACAAGCTCACGTCGGCGACCAACCCAGACAAGGAGAACTCCATGTCCATCTCCATTCTTCTGGACAATTACTGCCACCCCATCGCCTTGCCTAAGCATCGGCCCACACCTGACCCTGAAGGGGACCGGGTTCGGGCGGAAATGCCCAACCAGCTTCGCAAGCAACTGGAGGCAATCATTGCCACGGATCCACTGAACCCTCTCACTGCAGAGGATAAAGAACTGCTCTGGCATTTTAGATACGAAAGTCTTAAGCATCCAAAGGCCTATCCTAAGCTGTTTAGCTCCGTAAAATGGGGACAACAAGAGATTGTAGCCAAAACATACCAACTGTTAGCCAGACGGGAGGTCTGGGACCAAAGTGCTTTGGATGTTGGGTTAACAATGCAGCTCCTGGACTGCAACTTTTCGGACGAAAACGTAAGAGCCATCGCAGTTCAGAAACTGGAGAGCTTGGAGGACGATGACGTCTTGCATTACCTGCTACAGCTGGTCCAG GCTGTGAAATTTGAACCTTATCATGACAGCGCCCTGGCCCGATTTCTGCTGAAGCGAGGCTTAAGA AACAAAAGAATCGGTCATTTCTTGTTTTGGTTCTTGAGAAGTGAGATAGCCCAGTCCCGGCACTATCAGCAGAGGTTCGCCGTGATCCTGGAAGCCTACCTGAGGGGCTGCGGCACGGCCATGCTCCACGACTTCACCCAACAAGTTCACGTGATCGAGACGCTGCAGAAGGTCACCATTGATATTAAGTCACTCTCTGCTGAGAAGTATGATGTCAGTTCCCAAG TTATTTCACAACTTAAGCAAAAGCTTGAAAACCTGCAGAATGCGAATCTCCCCAAAAGCTTTAGAGTGCCGTATGATCCTGGACTGAAGGCGGGAGCCTTAGTG ATTGAAAAATGTAAAGTGATGGCCTCCAAGAAGAAGCCGCTGTGGCTTGAGTTTAAATGTGCCGACCCCACAGCCCTATCCAGCGAAACGATTGGAATTATCTTTAAACATGGTGATGACCTGCGTCAAGACATGCTGATTTTACAG ATTCTACGAATCATGGAATCCATTTGGGAGACTGAATCTTTGGATCTGTGCCTCCTGCCATATGGTTGCATTTCAACTGGGGACAAAATAG GAATGATCGAGATCGTGAAAGATGCCACAACAATTGCCAAAATTCAGCAAAGCACAGTGGGCAACACAGGTGCATTCAAAGATGAGGTCCTGAATCACTGGCTCAAAGAAAAATGCCCCATTGAAGAAAAG tttcaggcagCCGTGGAGAGATTTGTTTATTCCTGCGCTGGCTACTGTGTGGCTACCTTTGTTCTTGGAATAGGCGACAGGCACAACGACAATATTATGATCACGGAGACAG GAAACCTATTTCATATTGACTTTGGACACATTCTTGGGAATTACAAAAGTTTCCTGGGCATTAATAAAGAAAGAGTGCCGTTTGTGCTAACTCCAGACTTCCTGTTTGTGATGGGAACTTCTGGAAAGAAGACAAGCCTACACTTCCAGAAATTTCAG CTCCGCAGGCCACATCCTCAGCCCCTCAAACCACAGGCCTCCGGCCCAGGGCAGCCCATAGCCAGGGCGCTCTCACACACGCCCCAGTGGCTGAGTACAAGAGCAGAACTGAAACTTCTGGGGCTTGAGGGGGGCGGGGCCAGTGCCCAgctgagcccctcccccaccaagagAACCCCCTGCAGGAGCTGCCAGGCCACTGTCTGCTTCCGACTGGCTCCCCACCTCCGCGTCGAGAAATGGGCGTTCGAGAATGCAACTTGGCGTTCTATTAATAATAATCGCCAACCACCCACACCACCCTTAAATCTCACCACAACCCTATGA